A part of Sulfurimonas sp. HSL-1716 genomic DNA contains:
- a CDS encoding class I SAM-dependent methyltransferase — protein MLEQSKAARRRFYNGNFHNRYFNGEGIDIGGKPDPFSQYIGVFPLVRSVKIWDLEDGDAQKMQNCEDESFDFVVSSHCLEHMVDVYEAFQNWLRITKKGGYLIITVPDEDMYEQKQWPSVYNTDHKHTFTIQKSQSWSEHSINIFDLLRKFQDHIEIEKVEKISEFYNHNLYRADQTLQPNVESAIEFIVRKKSDLQIIEIQKERSHLEPKIEDRFPNEFSELLTGIQKLKNQNSRFVVYGYGNLGRMLDDLLGDKIVGFVDGISDLTDTHSKRDVVYSVKNLQNMEFDHIIITLLGREEQIVQELCKTYHLDNDKIILLR, from the coding sequence ATGTTAGAGCAAAGCAAAGCAGCCAGAAGACGTTTTTATAATGGCAATTTTCATAACAGATATTTTAATGGTGAGGGGATCGACATCGGCGGCAAACCCGATCCGTTTTCCCAGTATATAGGAGTGTTTCCGCTAGTCAGATCCGTAAAGATCTGGGATCTAGAGGATGGAGACGCTCAAAAAATGCAGAACTGCGAAGATGAAAGTTTTGATTTTGTAGTATCCAGCCATTGTCTGGAGCATATGGTCGATGTGTATGAAGCTTTCCAAAACTGGCTGCGCATAACCAAAAAAGGCGGCTATCTTATCATTACGGTCCCGGATGAAGATATGTATGAACAAAAACAATGGCCGAGCGTCTATAACACGGATCATAAGCATACGTTCACGATCCAAAAAAGTCAGAGCTGGTCTGAGCACTCTATCAATATCTTTGATCTGCTGCGTAAGTTTCAGGATCATATAGAGATTGAAAAAGTAGAAAAGATCAGTGAGTTCTATAATCATAATCTGTATCGGGCAGATCAGACTCTGCAGCCAAATGTGGAATCGGCGATAGAGTTTATAGTAAGAAAAAAGAGCGACTTGCAGATCATAGAGATCCAAAAAGAAAGATCTCACCTGGAACCAAAGATCGAGGACAGATTTCCAAATGAGTTCAGCGAACTGCTCACGGGTATCCAAAAACTGAAAAATCAAAATAGCAGGTTTGTTGTCTACGGATACGGGAACCTCGGACGGATGTTAGATGATCTTCTCGGCGATAAAATCGTCGGATTTGTCGACGGCATCAGCGATCTGACGGATACGCACAGTAAACGCGATGTCGTATATTCGGTGAAGAACCTTCAAAACATGGAGTTCGACCACATCATCATCACTCTTCTCGGCCGAGAAGAACAGATCGTTCAAGAGCTTTGCAAAACATATCATCTTGATAATGACAAGATAATCTTATTGAGGTAG
- a CDS encoding TylF/MycF/NovP-related O-methyltransferase, producing MSLLNIKERYVFSRYLNELNREIEAFRQADGEFILYGFGIVGEYIYSKISEKISSIVDMRYLEISDLTGFERVYAPTKLPYLEHNKIIVTVLGREEKIIDYLINELNIDKDRISVIKIGKQFSKVGYENIFSNANYAPWKIDNSFFETFEIISTHTLVDIYKAYELWELVQQTSKLAEGSLIEVGVWRGGTGTLIAKRAQDCDIREHIYLCDTFSGVVKSSEHDTYYFDGEHADTSIEYVEDLIRKLDLKNVEILTGIFPDDTSFVVKDKKFRFCHIDVDVYKSAIDIVDWIWERLVVGGMIVFDDYGFESCDGITKFVNEQRQLTDRMVIYNLNGHAIVIKIS from the coding sequence ATGAGTCTATTAAATATAAAAGAGAGATATGTTTTCTCCAGATATCTTAATGAGCTAAATAGAGAGATCGAAGCTTTTCGTCAAGCAGATGGAGAGTTTATTTTATATGGTTTCGGGATAGTAGGCGAGTATATATACTCTAAAATATCGGAGAAGATTTCTAGTATCGTGGATATGAGATATTTGGAAATTTCAGATCTTACGGGTTTTGAGAGAGTATATGCCCCGACAAAACTACCGTATCTCGAACATAACAAAATCATCGTGACTGTTTTGGGTCGGGAAGAGAAGATTATCGACTATCTTATCAATGAACTGAACATTGATAAAGACAGGATATCGGTCATTAAAATAGGGAAGCAGTTTTCCAAGGTGGGGTATGAAAATATCTTTTCAAATGCAAATTACGCACCATGGAAGATAGATAACAGTTTCTTTGAGACTTTCGAGATCATTTCGACTCATACCCTTGTCGATATTTATAAGGCTTATGAGTTATGGGAATTAGTTCAACAAACCTCTAAACTTGCAGAAGGAAGTCTTATAGAGGTTGGTGTATGGAGGGGCGGAACCGGTACACTCATAGCAAAGCGGGCTCAAGATTGCGATATACGTGAGCATATATATCTATGCGATACTTTTTCAGGTGTCGTAAAGTCCAGTGAGCATGATACATATTACTTCGATGGAGAACATGCAGATACTAGTATAGAGTATGTTGAAGATTTAATACGTAAGTTGGATTTGAAAAATGTCGAAATATTGACAGGTATCTTTCCTGATGATACATCTTTTGTAGTTAAAGATAAGAAATTTCGATTTTGTCATATAGATGTAGATGTATATAAGTCGGCGATAGATATTGTAGATTGGATATGGGAAAGATTGGTAGTCGGGGGTATGATAGTCTTTGATGATTACGGTTTTGAGTCTTGTGACGGAATTACAAAGTTTGTAAATGAACAAAGACAATTGACTGACAGAATGGTTATATATAATCTTAACGGGCATGCCATAGTTATTAAGATTTCCTAA
- a CDS encoding HAD family hydrolase, protein MNSNKKFISLCSSSTVEKRFLELLQDPDIKVVSFDIFETLVFRESLNHEEIFLAVGRDPYVKNIFQDEHTFTNFRIAAQKSAKKKLKKDAVAIDEIYDEFSYLTKKQRLKIIKLELHEEKRSLFVNHQLDRWIKIAHDHNKQIILISDMYLSRSDIGKIALSKLKHKTFISDLFISSEFNKSKHTGALYLEVLSRLQIRSHEMLHIGDNQHTDFTMANALGIATLLYDADHYMKSMLRHENYYTKFTHPAKIVPLRILTTLLNPYEGEKERFYYNFGAFAGGPLLHSFSSWVIDTAKKNNIKKIYSIMREGRIFNKYINILLQQNGLDLSLDHIYASRVATYLLTLDEDNIAINDLTFFNFRKLSVNDFYKIFKLDLDNTQLKTYSSVFISDLDNDTLEKIQNDLADKKEVIRLNIQKEKRIFSQYLKQLKITKGSMLLDFGGSGTVQGIIDGFLKHNVTLLHALFYISEDAFEKRVQTRLFPFLPLTNETYRNTQLFRRSPDIFEFLFNGEENTTISFEKHDHQIIPILSENSLSQEYRSIINAFDAGIDAYFEVIQKYGSNELQYEQSYILKLLSRIVDFPTYMEIQQLGDLPLELNYTAENTEKIIDKRGLDFLNRNGLENVMNDFYDDLSRYFDELPWPQGAAGKTDIKYIQQNRYIYKQNINDFALENILLQIDSNGSLRSLSIYGTGDFLLLVMPELLRRGIKINYLIDSKAENGNFTLYNYEVITAKQALLKGESNFLIASVAFSKEISAKLSNLSKEIRIICF, encoded by the coding sequence ATGAACTCTAACAAAAAATTTATTTCTCTTTGCAGCAGCAGCACCGTTGAAAAAAGATTTTTGGAGCTTTTACAAGATCCTGATATTAAAGTAGTGTCATTTGATATTTTTGAAACTCTTGTATTTCGAGAAAGCCTAAACCACGAAGAGATCTTCTTGGCAGTTGGAAGAGATCCCTATGTCAAAAATATTTTTCAAGATGAACACACATTTACAAACTTTCGGATTGCAGCGCAAAAATCTGCCAAGAAAAAATTGAAAAAAGACGCCGTTGCAATCGATGAGATATATGATGAATTCAGCTATTTGACAAAAAAACAACGTTTAAAAATCATAAAGCTCGAACTTCATGAAGAAAAAAGATCGCTCTTTGTAAATCACCAACTTGACAGATGGATTAAAATTGCACATGACCATAACAAACAGATCATACTGATCTCAGATATGTATCTTAGTAGAAGCGATATCGGAAAAATTGCCCTTAGCAAGCTTAAACACAAAACATTTATCAGCGATCTGTTCATATCTTCAGAGTTTAATAAAAGCAAACATACAGGTGCACTCTATTTAGAGGTTCTCTCCCGACTTCAGATACGCTCCCATGAAATGCTCCACATAGGAGATAACCAGCATACTGATTTTACAATGGCGAACGCTCTTGGCATAGCCACCCTTTTATATGATGCTGACCACTATATGAAAAGTATGCTCCGACACGAAAACTACTACACAAAGTTCACGCATCCCGCCAAGATCGTCCCGCTTAGGATTTTAACAACCCTCTTAAATCCGTATGAGGGTGAAAAAGAGAGGTTTTATTATAATTTCGGTGCTTTTGCAGGAGGACCTTTACTGCATTCGTTTAGCAGCTGGGTCATAGATACGGCAAAGAAAAACAATATTAAAAAAATATACAGCATCATGAGAGAAGGAAGAATATTCAATAAATATATAAATATTTTGCTGCAGCAAAACGGTCTTGATCTCTCTCTTGACCATATCTACGCTTCAAGGGTTGCCACCTATCTTTTAACCCTCGATGAAGACAATATCGCTATTAATGATCTGACCTTCTTTAATTTCCGAAAATTGTCCGTGAACGATTTTTACAAGATCTTTAAACTTGATCTTGACAATACGCAATTAAAAACTTACTCTAGTGTTTTTATATCTGACCTGGACAATGACACCTTAGAAAAGATACAAAATGATCTGGCAGATAAAAAAGAGGTTATCAGACTCAATATTCAAAAAGAAAAACGCATCTTTAGCCAGTATCTCAAACAGCTAAAGATAACCAAAGGGTCTATGCTGCTCGATTTTGGCGGTTCAGGGACGGTTCAAGGGATTATAGACGGCTTTTTAAAACACAACGTCACGTTGCTGCATGCTCTTTTTTATATCTCCGAGGACGCATTTGAAAAAAGAGTACAGACAAGACTCTTTCCTTTCCTGCCGCTTACGAATGAGACTTACAGAAATACGCAGCTGTTTAGAAGATCGCCCGATATTTTTGAATTTCTATTTAACGGCGAAGAGAATACCACTATCTCTTTTGAGAAACATGATCATCAGATCATCCCTATTCTGAGCGAAAACTCTCTATCCCAAGAATATCGATCGATCATAAACGCTTTTGATGCCGGCATAGACGCGTATTTTGAAGTGATACAAAAGTACGGTTCAAACGAATTGCAGTATGAACAATCATATATCTTAAAACTGCTGTCAAGAATAGTAGACTTTCCGACATACATGGAGATACAACAACTTGGAGACCTGCCTCTTGAGCTCAACTATACCGCGGAAAATACAGAGAAAATAATCGATAAAAGAGGTTTAGATTTTTTAAATCGCAACGGTCTTGAAAATGTCATGAATGATTTTTATGACGACCTGTCCAGATACTTCGATGAACTGCCATGGCCACAAGGTGCTGCAGGAAAAACAGACATCAAGTATATTCAGCAAAACAGATATATATACAAACAAAACATAAATGATTTTGCATTGGAGAACATATTGCTTCAAATCGACAGTAACGGTTCGCTCAGATCTCTCTCTATCTACGGCACGGGAGATTTTCTATTATTGGTCATGCCCGAACTGTTAAGACGGGGCATAAAGATCAACTATCTCATAGATTCAAAAGCGGAGAACGGGAACTTCACTCTTTATAACTATGAGGTCATCACTGCAAAACAAGCGCTTTTAAAAGGAGAATCAAATTTTTTGATCGCATCCGTTGCCTTTTCAAAAGAGATCTCTGCAAAGCTTTCAAATCTATCAAAAGAGATTCGTATCATCTGTTTTTAG